The DNA sequence TTCACCCGATTCCCTCCTGGTATACGGGCGAGGTATCCTGCATCTTTCCGTACTGATTGAAACCATGCGCCGGGAAGGCTACGAATTGCAGGTAGGCCAGCCTCAGGTGATCGTGAAGGAAATAGACGGCGTAAAATGCGAGCCGGTAGAATCGCTCATCGTGGACGTGCCCGCTGAAAGTGCGGGAAAAGTCATTGAACTCGTGACCCAGCGAAAAGGCGAAATGAAAGTAATGGAACCCAAAGGGGACCTCCAGCACCTGGAATTCGAGATCCCCTCACGGGGTATTATCGGCCTCAGGAACGCTGTACTTACCGCAACTGCCGGGGAAGCCATTATGGCCCACCGCTTCAAATCTTACGAGCCCCTGCGGGGCGAAATCCCGCAGCGTCTCAGCGGCGTCCTTATTTCCATGGATAAAGGATCGGCCACGGCTTACCGTATTGACAAACTGCAGGACCGCGGAAGGTTTTTCGTAAGCCCGGGCGATGAAGTTTACGAAGGCATGATCATCGGCGAAAATTCACGCGATAACGATATGGTGGTGAATATTACCGAAGGCAAGCAGCTGACCAACTTCCGGACTACGAGCAAAGACGACGCCGCTAAAATTGCCCCGGCCGTAAAGTTTTCTCTCGAAGAAGCCCTGGAATATGTCCAGAACGACGAATACGTGGAAGTAACCCCGCACAGCATGCGCCTGCGGAAGATCGTCCTTAAAGAAACCGACCGGAAACGGAAAAATTAATCCACTTAGTTCAATTAGTTCAAAGTTCCAATTAGTTCAAGGTTCCAGGTTTAACGGGAACAGTTTGTAGTTTTTAGTTTTTAGTTGGTGTCGCGTTCCGGGTTCACGATCCAGGTTCAAAGTTCAAAGTTTAACGTTCAAAGGGAACAGTTTAGAGTTTGTAGTTTATAGTTGGTGTCGCGTTCCGGATTCACGATTTAGGTTCAAAGTTCCAGGTTCAAAGGGAACAGTTTAGAGTTTGTAGTTTATAGTTGGTGTCGCGTTCCGGATTCACGATTTAGGTTCAAAGTTCCAGGTTCAAAGGGAACAGTTTTATAGTTTTTGGTTTTAAGTTTGTAGTTTGTAGTCTTTAGTTCGTGTTACGTTCCGGGTTGGTTTCAGCTGGAGGTCCAGGAAGCGCGATTGCAAGCAACTTGAAACTTTGAACTTGAAACTTTAAACTGTTGCGAAGCAACAATTGCGAAGCAACGATTCTTTATGAGCAATTACCGTCTTAATCCTTCTTTGTTTTCTACGCGGTACCTGCATTTGCGGGAGCTGAAAAAGTATACGCTCCGGTTGCTGGATAAGTATGACCCGCGGAAAGGGGAAAGCCTGCTGCTTGACTTTGGCTGCGGGGATATGCCTTACCGGGAAGTGATTGGGCCCCGGGTGGGGCGCTATGTGGGTGTTGACCTGGAGATGAATCCGAAGGCCGAGCATCATATTGATTTTGACAGCAAAACCAGTCTTCCGGACGAATACGCGGATATCATCCTGTCCAACCAGGTGCTGGAACACGTGGACTCTCCGCAGGGATACCTGCAGGAGGCGAGAAGGCTGATGAAGCCGGACGCTGTGATGGTCCTTAGTACGCACGGTTACTGGTTTTATCATCCCACGCCTAATGATTACTGGCGCTGGACCAGTGCGGGGTTGCGCAAAACTATTGAGGCAGAAGGTTTTGAAATAATGGAATTCAGGGGCATCATGGGGCTTATTTCAAGCGGACTGCAGTTATTCCAGGACGGTGTGGGTAATAAACTTCCCGGGGTGCTTAAATCGGCCTGGGCGTTGGTGATGCAGACCGTGATCCGGGGCGCCGACAAAATGAATTCCCAGGCGCAGAAAGACCGCGACGCTTCGCTTTACATAATGGTTGTACGGAAAAAGAACTGATGCAAACGGCGGGTCAGCAGCTTACACTTTGCATTATTAAGCCCAACAAGGTCAATTACTCTGAACCTTTTGTCGAAGCCCATATACAGCGTCTTCCCGGTAATAAAAAAGTGGTTTACGGAGGGTTTTTTCCTCTGTTCCGCCATGATGGCTCCTTTCTTATCCGGAATAAATTAAAGCTGGCCCTCTACCTAATTCAAAAGCGTATCCTGGGGCAAAAGTCCATCCCGGTACGGGATAAAGCCTTTGCTTCCTACCTGAAAGAAGAAAAAATCGATATCGTGCTTGCTGAATATGGACCAGCCGGCGCCCTTGTCACGGAAGCTTGCCGGGAAGCCGGCGTTCCGCTTGTGATCCACTATCATGGGTTTGATGCCCATGACCGGGAGGTTTTGGCGGAATACGGGGAGCTTTACCGGGAATCCTATGACTATGCAGCAGCGGTAGTGGGCGTTTCGGAAGATATGTGCAAAGCCCTTGAAGACCTGGGCTGCCCTCCGGAGAAGGTCGTTTACAATCCATACGGTGTGGATCTCGGGCTTTTTTACCCGGTGAATGTAAGCGCTTCGCCAATTAACTTTCTTTCCGTCGCACGCTTTGCCGAGAAGAAGGCGCCCCACCTGACCATACGAGCCTTCGCAAAGGTCAGGAAAAAATACCCGGAAGCCAGGCTGATCATGGCGGGTATCGGGCCCTTGTGGAAGCAGTCGAAAAGCCTGGCGGCGGAGCTGGGGCTGGAAGGAGCAATTGATTTTGCTGGTGTCCTTAGCCATGAAGAAGTATACGAACTGATGAAAACCAGCCGCGCTTTTGTACAACATTCGGTCACAGCTGCCGGAGGGGATTCGGAAGGCACGCCCAACAGCATTCTGGAAGCCGCCGCTGCCGGCCTGCCCGCGGTAAGTACCCGGCATGCGGGCATTAAGGAAGCGGTATTGCATGAAAAGACCGGCTTCCTGGTGGAAGAACAAGACGTGGAGGGCATGGCTGCCTACCTGTTAAAGCTGGCTGGGGATGCTTCGCTGGCTGCTGCCCTTGGCGCGAATGCCCGCCTGCATATGGAAGAGAATTATTCCTTTGATCACCGGATCGGCCGGCTCTGGAACATTATTTGCCGCAGCAGCGAGGCGGGCGAGAATGCCTGGCCTTGAGATAAGCCCTAATTCGCTATTTTTGTTCCCATGAAAAAAATCATCCAGCGTTTCCTGAACCGCTATGGTTACCATATTATAAAATTCGATAAGAATAATCCGCCCTGGGAATACCCGGCTGATTTCGGCGGGGAACTCCGGGGAATCATCGAAAAAGTGAAGCCCTACACCATGACGCTCCCCGAAAGGCTCTTCGCCAATTATGAAGCGGTCAATTACATTACCCGGAACGGGATTGAAGGTGCCATTACCGAATGCGGGGTCTGGCGCGGCGGCAGTACCATGACCATGCTCCACACCCTTCTTAACAGGCAGGATACCAGGCGGGAGATTTTTATGTACGATACCTTCGATGGTATGTCGGAACCGGGGGAAGAAGATAAAGCCTATTCAGGCGATCCTGCAGCCCTCCTGCTGAAGAACAGCGACAAGCATGATCCGCGTTCGGTCTGGTGTTACGCCTCCCTGGAAGATGTGCAGCGCAACGTGCTTTCCACCGGCTACCCGCAGGAGCGGATCCACTTTGTAAAAGGGAAAGTAGAGGATACCATTCCGGCAACGATTCCCGAAAAGATCGCCATTCTGAGGCTGGATACCGACTGGTATGAGTCTACCCTGCATGAACTGGAACATTTATATCCCCGCCTTCAGCCAGGAGGGGTACTCCTGATTGACGATTACGGCCATTGGGAAGGCGCCAGGAAGGCGGTGGACGAATACATCCGGGAAAAGGGCCTTCGTTTATTGCTTTGCCGTACGGATTACAGCGGAAGAATTGCGATAAAGCCAAATTAATGGGCATTGTAAAGCGACAGGGGTTCTATAATTCGGTCATGATCTATGCCGGACTGGCGATGGGTTATGTGAATACCATTCTCCTGATACCCCGGGCGCTGGACATTGAAGAAGCTGGTCTTTACGGCGTTTTCCTGAGCATCAGCCTTACTTTTGCCCAATTACCCACTTCCAGTATTACCAGCCTCATCGGGCGGTTTTTCCCTTACTTCCGGAGCAGTGATAAAAAGCATAAGGGTTTTGTCTCGCTGGCCGGTACTGCCGCGCTGGCGGTATTTGCGCTTTTTGCTATTCTGTTCATCGCCTTGCGAAAACCGGTGCTTGAATTCTATGAAAAAGGATCACCTTTCCTGGGGGAATACTATTATCTGGTACTCCCCATGGCCTTTTTCATCCTGTGGTTCAGTATATTCGAAGTGCTTGCCCGGGCAACGTATAAAACAGTTTTCGCTACCTTCCTCCGGGAATTCTTCCTGAAGTTCGCTTCCTCGGCCGGCCTGCTGCTCGTATTGTTCGGCTATATGGGTTTCAGCAGTTTCCTGCTTTATTATATCCTGGCTTACGGCCTTATTTGCGTTTTCCTGTTATTCCAGCTGATAGCTTCCGGGGAATTCCGCTTTTCCTGGAAAATGAATTTTAGCCGGCAGCAGGGCCGGGAATTTTTGCGCTATGGTTTTTATACCATGCTGGCTGGCACTCCCTGGGTGCTGATCCAGAAGATCGACCTGAATATACTGAGCCATTATGCCCTCCCGGCGGTGTTGGGCGGGTACTACCTCTATTCCAATATGTCGGCTGCGATTGGCATTCCCCGCAACGCCATGAATAAGGTCACCTACCAGATCGTGTCGGACGCCTGGGAGCGGAACGATCTTTCGAAAATTGATGAAATTTACCGGAAAACATCGGTGGTGCAGCTGCTGATGGGTTCCCTGCTCTTCATAGGTATTATCGTGAACCGGGATAACCTGTTCAGCCTCATGAGTAACGAAGACTATTTTCCTTATTTTCCTTTGTTTTATTTTTTGGGGCTGGGGCAGCTGGTGGATATTACCGGCGGGCTGAACGCCCATATTATTTCTATTTCGCCCCGGTACCGGACCGGTACACTGCTGGTATTTCTTGCCTGCATCTTCTGTGTAGGCCTCAACTTCCTGCTGGTTCCCGTTTACGGGGGAATGGGGGCCACCTTCGTCTATTTTCTGACCATGCTCATCTATAATTTCAGTACCTGGTGGTTCCTCCGCAAGCAATATAACCTGCAGCCTTTTTCAGGCAAACACCTGTACATCCTGGCCTTTGCGGGGATTGCTTTCCTGGCTGGGCGCTACCTGCCTTACCTGGGCCATATCCTGATTGACCTGCCGGTCCGGAGCCTTCTCACGACGATCGTATTCGCGGTTCCGGTGCTGGCTTTCCGCGTGTCGGAAGATGTAAATGAACAGTTTTGGCAACTTCTAAAGAAAGCAGGATGGAAAAGAAGTTAAGGATACTTTTTCTGCTGGGCGGCTTGCCCCATTACTTCAAGCTTCTGCTGAACAAAATGAACAGCCTGGAAGACATGGAAGTGATGCTGGTGATGCCCGGTAAAAGAGGCGCCACCCTGGGTTCCGGAGTGCATGAAAGCCGGGAAGGAGCGGATTTTAAACTATTTGAGCTGGAAGAGCGCCAAGCCTGGTACGGGAAGGCCGCCTTCAGTGGCCTCCGCCCCTTGTTAAAACGGGAGAAGCCGGACGTCCTGGTCGTTGGCTGGCCGTACATGCTGCAATTCTTTTTTGACCCTTTACTTCCCCGCTTCCTTCGTAAAAATAATATCCGCCTGGTTTACCGGGATATTCCCTTCAATATGCCCCCTACGGAAAGGCGGGCGAATACTTCCGGAAACAGCGGGTCAGGCACGAAGCCGGCGGCGAGGGCCTGAAAAAGGGATTAAAGGCTTACTGGGCTTTTGTACTGCTCACTGAAATCAGGAAGCGTTACCTGCACATGGCCGATGCGCTGATCTTTTATGTGGATACCGCTTTTGAGCTGATGTCAAGTTACGGTATTCCGCGGGACCGCGTTTTCATCACCGCCAATTCCCCCGATACCGACCGTCTCCTGGCCACTTTTGAACGTGTGCGGCAACAGCCGCTGCTTCTTTCGCCCAATCCGCAGCGCCTGATCCATGTGGGCCGCCTGGTAAAATGGAAGCGGGTAGACCTTATCCTGGAAGCTATTAAGGACCTGGAAGGTCTGTACCCCCAAATTGAGCTGGTGGTGGTAGGTTTCGGGCCGGAAGAAGCCGCGCTAAAGCAACAGGCGGAAAGCCTGGGAATAGCCGGCCGGGTTACTTTTACGGGCGGCATTTATGACGAAGTGGTGCTGGGGCAGTACCTTCATGCATCGGCGGTGTACGTGCTGGCCGGCATGGGCGGACTTTCCATTAACGATGCCATGTGTTTTGCAAAGCCGGTGATCTGTTCCGAGGCGGACGGAACGGAAAAGCGCCTGGTCCGGGAGAATATTAACGGAAAATATTTCGAAAACGGGGATGCCGCTGACCTTGCCAGGCAGATCTCCTTTTTCATTGAAGACCCGGCCCGTGTACGCAGTTTCGGCGAAAACTCACTGAAAATCATCCGCGAAGAAGTCAATATACATACCGTACTGCAGGAGTTCCGCCGGGCCTTTCAGTACGCGGTTGATCAGGGCGGCAAGCAGAAATAGCCCCGGCCTGCGGCGACCCTATACTGCGGCCCCTATGCCAGGACGCGGGGCGACAGGCAAAAAATAGCCCCGGCCTGCGACAACCTTATACCTGCGGCCTCTATGCCAGGACGCAGGGGGCAGGCAAAATAGCCCCGATCGGTTTAATTCAGGCCCCGATCGGTTTAATTAAAGGTCCGATCGGTTTAATTAAAGGTCCGATCGGTTTAATTAAGGCCTGATCGGTTTAATTCAGGGGCGGTTAATCCTTCAAAAGGAAAGCTTCTGAAGCTCCTCCACGGTAAAGGCTCCCTCGCGGTCTTTCAGCTTTTCCCTTACGCGGGCCACATCTTCGGCCGATACCAGTCCGGCGTTATTGTTCCAGGCATTCCTGACGAAACTGAGTATCTGCGCCACGTCACCGTCAGATAAAGCGTCGTTGTTGCCTATTCCGGGCATTTCCCCGGCAATTTCCTTTTGGTCATATACATGGCCGTTGACTTCAATGGGGCCGGTCAGGCCGAATAGTACAATGGCCGCCAGGCGGTTTTTATCGCCGGTGACCCATTCGGAGCGGTTCAGGGGAGGCGCCATGGACCGGATGCCCTTTCCATCGGCTCCGTGGCAGGTTTGGCAGATATTCTTAAATAGTTCCCGGCCCCTTGAAAGCTCCTTGAGCAACTCCTTTTTCAGCCTTGCCTGCTCTTTTTCCCTGATGTCCTGCAATACCTCTTCCAGGTGCTTCTTAATGACAAGCGTGGTGTCCGTGTTCCAGCGGTTCAGTTGCTCCAGGAAATCTGCTTCCCTTTTATGGAGATTGCTGATAACCGCATCGGCTACATAGGCATCATTAGGGTATTGCTTTGCTAGTTCCAGCAAGAATTCGCCGGCTGCGCCAGGGGCAAAGGCATGGATAGCCGGTAACAGGTAGGCAAGGTAGGGCGCCAGTTTAACATTGGCGGCAAGAGGCTTCAGGGCCTCCAGGATGGCCGCGTGATTAGCGCGGGTAACGACGGACGGGATGGCCGTCAGCGCCTGGGCGACCAGGACCTCGTTATTGCTTTGCAGGAAAGGTTTCAGATCGTTCCATTCCAGGGCATATAAGCCTTCCAGGGTCCAAAGCGTATGGATGAGGCCCGTTTCATTGCCGCCGCTTTTCAATTTTTCCCGCAGGAGCGGAATGCTTTCCGGATGACGCCGGTCAACGATCAGTTGCTGTGCTTTGTCGCGTACCCAGCCGTTCTCATGATCCAGCAGGGCAATAAGACCGTTAATTTCAGAAGGAAAGGTTACCCGCTCCGGTTCTGATCCTTCAGGAATGATCTTGTAGATGCGGCCCCGGTTAAGCGGATCGCTTAATTCGCGCTCGCTGATCTCGTTTTTGAGATAATCGGTTAGATAGGTCACGTGTTGTATAATGCCGCGGTACATGTCCACCAGGTAGAGCGCCCCGTCAGGGCCATTATAAGCGCTCACCGGGCGGAAGCGCTCATCGGTACTTGCCAGGAATTCCTTGTTTTCATAGGCTTGTTTCCCGGAAACATGGTTAACCTGGTAATGAATACTGTCCCGCTTTACCAGGTTGGCGGAAGGTTCCGGCACAAAGGCATTCCCGGCATATTCCCTGCCGAACAGTCCCCCCTGTAAATGACCGGCCCGCTGGCTGCCGTAAAATTGACCA is a window from the Anseongella ginsenosidimutans genome containing:
- a CDS encoding c-type cytochrome; the protein is MKSGGNETGLIHTLWTLEGLYALEWNDLKPFLQSNNEVLVAQALTAIPSVVTRANHAAILEALKPLAANVKLAPYLAYLLPAIHAFAPGAAGEFLLELAKQYPNDAYVADAVISNLHKREADFLEQLNRWNTDTTLVIKKHLEEVLQDIREKEQARLKKELLKELSRGRELFKNICQTCHGADGKGIRSMAPPLNRSEWVTGDKNRLAAIVLFGLTGPIEVNGHVYDQKEIAGEMPGIGNNDALSDGDVAQILSFVRNAWNNNAGLVSAEDVARVREKLKDREGAFTVEELQKLSF
- a CDS encoding glycosyltransferase, with the translated sequence MQTAGQQLTLCIIKPNKVNYSEPFVEAHIQRLPGNKKVVYGGFFPLFRHDGSFLIRNKLKLALYLIQKRILGQKSIPVRDKAFASYLKEEKIDIVLAEYGPAGALVTEACREAGVPLVIHYHGFDAHDREVLAEYGELYRESYDYAAAVVGVSEDMCKALEDLGCPPEKVVYNPYGVDLGLFYPVNVSASPINFLSVARFAEKKAPHLTIRAFAKVRKKYPEARLIMAGIGPLWKQSKSLAAELGLEGAIDFAGVLSHEEVYELMKTSRAFVQHSVTAAGGDSEGTPNSILEAAAAGLPAVSTRHAGIKEAVLHEKTGFLVEEQDVEGMAAYLLKLAGDASLAAALGANARLHMEENYSFDHRIGRLWNIICRSSEAGENAWP
- a CDS encoding glycosyltransferase family 4 protein, translating into MADALIFYVDTAFELMSSYGIPRDRVFITANSPDTDRLLATFERVRQQPLLLSPNPQRLIHVGRLVKWKRVDLILEAIKDLEGLYPQIELVVVGFGPEEAALKQQAESLGIAGRVTFTGGIYDEVVLGQYLHASAVYVLAGMGGLSINDAMCFAKPVICSEADGTEKRLVRENINGKYFENGDAADLARQISFFIEDPARVRSFGENSLKIIREEVNIHTVLQEFRRAFQYAVDQGGKQK
- a CDS encoding TylF/MycF/NovP-related O-methyltransferase codes for the protein MKKIIQRFLNRYGYHIIKFDKNNPPWEYPADFGGELRGIIEKVKPYTMTLPERLFANYEAVNYITRNGIEGAITECGVWRGGSTMTMLHTLLNRQDTRREIFMYDTFDGMSEPGEEDKAYSGDPAALLLKNSDKHDPRSVWCYASLEDVQRNVLSTGYPQERIHFVKGKVEDTIPATIPEKIAILRLDTDWYESTLHELEHLYPRLQPGGVLLIDDYGHWEGARKAVDEYIREKGLRLLLCRTDYSGRIAIKPN
- a CDS encoding class I SAM-dependent methyltransferase, which translates into the protein MSNYRLNPSLFSTRYLHLRELKKYTLRLLDKYDPRKGESLLLDFGCGDMPYREVIGPRVGRYVGVDLEMNPKAEHHIDFDSKTSLPDEYADIILSNQVLEHVDSPQGYLQEARRLMKPDAVMVLSTHGYWFYHPTPNDYWRWTSAGLRKTIEAEGFEIMEFRGIMGLISSGLQLFQDGVGNKLPGVLKSAWALVMQTVIRGADKMNSQAQKDRDASLYIMVVRKKN
- a CDS encoding polysaccharide biosynthesis C-terminal domain-containing protein, with the protein product MGIVKRQGFYNSVMIYAGLAMGYVNTILLIPRALDIEEAGLYGVFLSISLTFAQLPTSSITSLIGRFFPYFRSSDKKHKGFVSLAGTAALAVFALFAILFIALRKPVLEFYEKGSPFLGEYYYLVLPMAFFILWFSIFEVLARATYKTVFATFLREFFLKFASSAGLLLVLFGYMGFSSFLLYYILAYGLICVFLLFQLIASGEFRFSWKMNFSRQQGREFLRYGFYTMLAGTPWVLIQKIDLNILSHYALPAVLGGYYLYSNMSAAIGIPRNAMNKVTYQIVSDAWERNDLSKIDEIYRKTSVVQLLMGSLLFIGIIVNRDNLFSLMSNEDYFPYFPLFYFLGLGQLVDITGGLNAHIISISPRYRTGTLLVFLACIFCVGLNFLLVPVYGGMGATFVYFLTMLIYNFSTWWFLRKQYNLQPFSGKHLYILAFAGIAFLAGRYLPYLGHILIDLPVRSLLTTIVFAVPVLAFRVSEDVNEQFWQLLKKAGWKRS